From a single Nostoc sp. MS1 genomic region:
- a CDS encoding YqeG family HAD IIIA-type phosphatase: MTHIKTWLSKLHHLTFTKQLEQLPKKTVTLAEIDIDWLKAAGIRGVILDLDNTIISEDDRYLSPWAENWIAEAKLAGLKLFILSNGKRRYRVKYWSHRLDIAAISPAKKPFPPAFRKAMNQMRLSSKNVVVIGDSLHTDVMGAKLCGCYYIQVASLPHPPRWWEKLAGKWVQIPYPKEKELWDFHGAFGYKIFF, encoded by the coding sequence ATGACCCATATAAAAACTTGGTTAAGTAAACTGCATCACTTAACCTTTACTAAGCAACTGGAACAATTACCAAAAAAAACTGTTACCTTAGCAGAAATTGATATTGATTGGCTCAAAGCGGCTGGGATTAGGGGTGTGATACTAGACCTAGACAATACTATTATTTCCGAAGACGATCGCTACCTTTCCCCTTGGGCAGAAAATTGGATTGCTGAAGCTAAGTTAGCAGGTTTAAAACTGTTCATCCTGTCCAATGGAAAACGCCGCTACCGCGTTAAATATTGGTCACATCGCCTCGATATTGCCGCCATCAGTCCAGCTAAAAAACCGTTTCCCCCGGCATTCCGTAAAGCTATGAATCAGATGCGTTTATCATCTAAGAACGTAGTAGTCATAGGTGATAGTTTGCATACTGATGTTATGGGAGCAAAACTGTGTGGATGTTATTATATCCAAGTTGCCAGCCTACCCCATCCTCCCCGATGGTGGGAAAAGTTAGCAGGAAAGTGGGTGCAGATACCTTACCCTAAAGAAAAAGAACTGTGGGATTTTCATGGTGCTTTTGGTTATAAAATATTTTTCTAA
- a CDS encoding decaprenyl-phosphate phosphoribosyltransferase: MDTGRNSFSTGSLLANTYQNFAYHLAAMRPRQWTKNLVVFAAPLFAFSINIPSLLGSLFAFILFCCASSGFYLINDIADVAADRLHPVKCKRPIAAGLVSIPVAIGMAVILLVGALSISWWRSPQLGAAITGYAILQVAYNLKLKRMVILDVVAIATGFVLRAFGGAAATNIVLSAWFLLCTAMLALFLGIEKRKAELRLAQIQGTKLRSVLRRYSLPLLARMESVVTTGTVVTYALWSAGPDLKGASTSWMLLTLPFVLYGIFRYQLLSDPQEISHAEDEHLEKGGRTERPEEVLLKDKGILFTVIGWICTCFIILWLKNQGIIQ, translated from the coding sequence ATGGACACTGGACGCAACTCTTTTTCCACAGGCTCCTTATTAGCCAATACTTACCAGAATTTTGCGTACCATCTAGCTGCTATGCGTCCCAGGCAATGGACAAAAAATTTGGTAGTATTTGCTGCACCGTTGTTCGCTTTCAGTATTAATATCCCGTCCTTATTAGGTAGTTTATTTGCATTTATATTATTTTGTTGTGCCTCTAGTGGCTTTTATTTAATCAACGATATTGCAGATGTTGCTGCCGATCGCCTGCATCCTGTGAAATGTAAGCGGCCTATTGCTGCTGGACTTGTGAGCATTCCAGTAGCCATAGGTATGGCAGTGATCTTGTTGGTAGGTGCTTTAAGTATTAGTTGGTGGCGATCGCCACAATTGGGTGCAGCGATTACAGGCTATGCCATTTTACAGGTTGCCTATAACCTCAAACTCAAACGGATGGTGATTTTAGATGTAGTGGCGATCGCAACTGGGTTTGTCTTACGTGCCTTTGGAGGTGCGGCTGCTACTAACATTGTTCTTTCAGCTTGGTTCCTGCTCTGTACAGCCATGTTGGCGTTATTTTTAGGTATCGAAAAACGTAAAGCTGAACTACGCCTAGCACAAATCCAAGGTACAAAACTCCGTAGTGTACTTAGACGCTATTCCTTACCTTTATTAGCACGGATGGAAAGCGTAGTTACTACAGGCACAGTTGTCACCTATGCACTTTGGAGTGCTGGCCCTGATTTAAAAGGTGCATCTACCTCTTGGATGCTACTCACCCTACCATTTGTATTGTATGGAATATTCCGCTATCAACTTCTCAGCGATCCCCAAGAAATTTCTCATGCAGAAGATGAGCATTTAGAAAAAGGTGGACGCACTGAAAGACCAGAAGAAGTATTGTTAAAAGATAAAGGAATCCTATTCACAGTGATTGGTTGGATTTGTACTTGCTTCATAATTCTGTGGTTAAAAAATCAAGGAATTATCCAATAA